A genomic region of Cannabis sativa cultivar Pink pepper isolate KNU-18-1 chromosome 1, ASM2916894v1, whole genome shotgun sequence contains the following coding sequences:
- the LOC115705731 gene encoding uncharacterized protein LOC115705731, with the protein MAAFDLVNNMNDVALRPRLLRTLIKDHIPDDKHPFGSPSQLTKVISMLKTHNLLSESYGELEDQKLIGNWKSAVDSWVDRLLLLLSNDMPDKCWAGICLLGVTSQECSSDRFLASYSDWFQKLLSRIQFSAASHFVKVASCASLSDLLIRLGGFSNVKKDGTAHAGKLIQPVLKLLSDDNSEAIWDGAVHLLCTIITFFPFSIGRHYESVEAAIASKILSGTCSFDMLKKFANCLALLPKSRGDEDSWSLMMQKILIWINNHLNDTFQGFEEETRHYSEAMRLLLPPGKDVPPPFGGLTVLGEQQHNMQKRSEHVLTSSVSALMIFCSTMLTSSYPAQVTVPVRSLLALVERVLMVDASLPHSQRPFVTALQQEFLSSELPVLHLYSLELLAAIIKGVRSQLLPHAASIVRLISVYFSKCALPDLRAKIYSITKILLLSMGVGMGLCLEQDVLKNAFLDLSPIYENGGTSSINSKPSTETLPRPSHKKRKHGSTTGSLEEGHDGNLEVESQKNHSTALISLRIAALEALEALLTVGGTPKSSKEHPDINLLLINIVRHSSKGGWASEDRSIIQLNVPTETLANVQLAALRTLLASFLSSHLYSQHLAQGLELFRRGKQEIGTKLAEFCAHALLALEVLLHPRALSVDDFSTMKSKSDEVHDEIAENIYTDNISWLENGKETEAAFCYPAETLRYNDIPSETFPVSQDINLSNGSNKEIPVGSKWEPAAANAGAVIQGSGDELMVESHQLPESRPLNHDFVPANTDGPAGFQKVNESISSGSGTLQQAGDNTASGQDMDISMAKTDKFSTVGTSSTLDPEKGKAIASKLHHESDSDEYPDLLDVGPDSDSNQEDE; encoded by the exons ATGGCGGCCTTTGATCTTGTAAACAACATGAATGACGTTGCTCTAAGACCTCGCTTACTCCGCACGCTTATCAAAGACCATATCCCCGATGACAAACACCCGTTCGGGAGTCCATCGCAGCTAACCAAGGTCATCTCCATGCTCAAAACCCACAATCTTCTATCTGAATCTTATGGTGAACTGGAGGACCAAAAGCTCATCGGAAATTGGAAATCCGCCGTCGATTCATGGGTCGACCGCTTGTTACTCCTCCTTTCCAATGATATG CCAGATAAATGTTGGGCAGGAATTTGTTTACTTGGGGTAACTAGTCAAGAATGCAGTTCTGATCGTTTCTTGGCATCATACTCGGATTGGTTTCAGAAGCTTCTATCGCGCATTCAG TTTTCAGCAGCATCTCATTTTGTGAAGGTGGCATCGTGTGCCTCATTATCAGATTTACTCATAAG GTTGGGAGGATTTTCAAATGTGAAGAAAGATGGGACAGCCCATGCTGGGAAACTTATTCAACCAGTTCTGAAGTTGTTAAGTGATGATAATTCAGAGGCAATTTGG GATGGAGCAGTTCATTTGCTATGCACCATTATAACTTTCTTTCCATTTTCCATTGGTCGCCATTATGAAAGC GTTGAAGCTGCTATTGCTTCAAAAATTTTATCGGGTACCTGCAGTTTTGATATGCTCAAG AAATTTGCCAATTGTTTAGCATTGCTTCCGAAATCAAGAGGAGACGAGGACAGTTGGTCTTTAATGATGCAGAAAATACTGATATGGATAAATAATCACCTGAATGACACCTTTCAAGGTTTTGAAGAAG aAACTAGGCATTATAGTGAAGCCATGAGATTATTGTTACCACCAGGAAAGGATGTTCCTCCTCCATTTGGAGGGCTTACTGTGTTAGGAGAACAACAGCACAACATGCAGAAGAGGTCCGAGCATGTACTAACATCCAGTGTCTCTGCATTGATGATTTTCTGCTCTACTATGCTCACAAGTTCATACCCTGCTCAG GTCACTGTGCCTGTTCGATCTTTGCTGGCTCTTGTTGAAAGAGTGCTCATGGTGGACGCGTCCCTGCCACATAGCCAGCGGCCTTTTGTCACTGCTCTGCAACAAGAATTCCTTTCTTCAGAACTTCCTGTTTTACACCTCTATAGTCTGGAACTTCTTGCTGCAATCATAAAGGGGGTGCGGAG CCAACTATTACCTCATGCTGCATCCATAGTGCGCCTCATTTCAGTTTACTTTTCAAAGTGTGCCCTTCCAGATTTGAGGGCAAAGATCTACTCAATTACGAAGATACTATTGTTATCCATGGGTGTTG GAATGGGACTTTGTCTTGAACAGGACGTTCTCAAGAATGCATTTCTTGATTTGAGTCCCATTTATGAGAATGGTGGAACGTCGTCAATTAACTCAAAGCCTTCTACTGAAACATTACCACGGCCAAGTCATAAAAAAAGGAAACATGGTTCCACAACTGGATCTCTTGAAGAGGGGCATGACGGTAATTTAGAAGTGGAGTCTCAGAAGAACCATTCCACAGCTCTGATTTCTTTGAGGATAGCTGCACTTGAGGCATTAGAAGCTCTTCTTACTGTG GGTGGTACTCCAAAGTCTTCGAAAGAGCACCCAGATATTAatcttcttttaataaatatagtGAGGCATTCTTCGAAAGGTGGATGGGCCAGCGAGGACCGAAGTATTATACAGCTTAATGTACCCACTGAAACTTTGGCAAATGTGCAACTGGCAGCACTACGAACTCTTTTGGCCTCTTTTCTGTCATCGCATCTCTATTCACAACATTTAGCACAGGGTCTTGAACTTTTTCGCAGAG GCAAACAAGAAATTGGAACTAAACTTGCTGAGTTCTGTGCACATGCTCTGTTAGCCTTGGAAGTTCTTTTACATCCCAGGGCCCTTTCAGTGGATGATTTTTCTACAATGAAATCTAAATCTGATGAAGTTCATGATGAAATTGCTGAGAATATATACACTGACAATATCAG TTGGCTGGAAAATGGAAAAGAAACAGAAGCTGCTTTTTGTTACCCTGCCGAGACTCTAAGGTACAATGACATTCCGTCTGAAACTTTTCCAGTTTCCCAGGATATAAATCTTTCTAATGGTTCCAATAAAGAGATTCCAGTAGGAAGTAAGTGGGAGCCAGCAGCAGCCAATGCAGGTGCTGTGATTCAAGGCAGTGGGGATGAACTTATGGTTGAGTCTCACCAACTTCCCGAATCAAGGCCGCTAAATCATGATTTTGTTCCTGCAAATACTGATGGTCCAGCAGGATTTCAAAAGGTGAATGAGAGCATTTCATCAGGTAGTGGCACTTTACAACAAGCAGGTGACAATACGGCCTCAGGCCAAGATATGGATATTTCAATGGCTAAAACGGACAAGTTTTCTACAGTTGGTACCTCGTCAACATTAGATCCTGAGAAGGGGAAGGCAATTGCTTCTAAATTGCACCATGAGTCAGATAGTGATGAATATCCTGATCTTCTGGACGTAGGTCCAGATTCTGATTCAAATCAGGAAGACGAGTAA